In Candidatus Hydrogenedentota bacterium, the sequence CATGAACCAGATGGTCGATCTGTGCATCCGGCTTTGCCAGGGCCTCGATTTCCTGCATCAGAACAACATTGTGCACCGCGACATCAAGCCCGCGAACTTCCTGTTCTCCCGCGACGGCAGGCAGGTGAAGATCGTGGACTTCGGCCTTTCCAAGTCCAATGCGTCGTGGCGCACGCGCTGGATGAAGGAAAGCGGGGGCACGCGCCTCTACATGTCGCCAGAACAGCTCACCAAGCAGAAGCTGGACGCCCGATCGGACATCTTCTCCTTCGGGATTACGATGTACGAACTGTTCACCGGGCGGCACCCCTGCGATGGCGCCGATACGCGGACCATCCAGAAGCAGATTTGCGATCGGCGTTACAAGTTTGAATCGCCGTCGACCTTCAACCCAGAGATTTCGCCCCAGTTGGACCGTATTATCCTCAAGGCGCTCCGCCGCCGTATTGACCGGCGCTACCAGTCGGTCACCGAAATGCTGTTGGATCTGTCCCGGGCCGCGGAATCCAAGATCTAACCTGGTGGAGAACCATGGTTACGCAGTACTCCGCGCACCGCAATAACGACTCCGGCCTCTCTCGAACCATCCTTCGGCTCGCCATTCTGTTTGCCGTTGCCTTCGCCGTGTTTCAGGGCTATCCCTACCTCCGCGCGCAGTGGGATCAGTGGCGGGGAAACGCCGCCTCGGAAACGCCGATTGAGGCGGCGAGGAACAAGATCCACATGGGCGACGAACCCGCCGCCGCGGCGATTCTGGACCAGGCGATCGCGCGCGAGCAGCGGTCCGAGCCGCTGTACCGCCTCCTCCTGGAGCGGACCCGGCTTGCGCAGGTCGCGGGCGATTGGCCACTTGCCAGCGAACTGCTCAAGCGCGCGCTGGCGGCCTATCCCGCAAGCCCGGACTATCCCGCGGTGCTTGCCCAATACGGGGCGGCCCTGGAAAAACAGGAGCGCTTCGAGGAGGCCCGCAAGCAGTACGAAGAGGTGCTCAGAACCGCGCCGCAGGGTATGCACGCACCCGCGCTGGTCGGGCTGGGGAGGCTGGCGGAGCAGGGCGGGGACCTGGCGATCGCGCGTGACTACCACCGCGCGGCCTTCGCGGATGCCGAGCCCGAATCCGAAACGTGGGACGAGGCGCTCGAACAGATGGGTCGTCTCAACACGGAGCTGGTGTTCGCGCAGCAGGAAACGCCAGAAAGCAAGTATTACACGGTTGAGCCGGGCGACACCTTGACCAGTATCGGCATCAAGCTCAACACCACCCAGGGCCTCCTCACCCGCGCCAACGGACTCACCGACGCAAGCACGCTGCATCCCGGCCAGCGTCTCAAGTACACGCCTAAGGACTTTCGCGTCCTTGTCGAGCGCGATACCCGCCGGTTGTATCTGTTCGACAACCAGGGGCCGTTCAAATGTTACCCCGCGGGCCTCGGGAAGCCCGGTTATGAAACCACGCTGGGCAAGTACACTATTGGGAGCAAGCAGAAAGACCCCACCTGGTTCCGCCCGGACGGCCCTCCGGTGCCGCCGAACGATCCCGAAAATGAGCTGGGGACGCGCTGGATGCCGATGGTGCCGGCGGAGGAGGGCCTGCCCACGGATCTCGGGATACATGGCACCATTGCGCCGGAAACCATCGGGCAATATGCTTCCCGCGGCTGCCCGCGCCTGCTCAATGAATCCGCCGAGGAATTGTATGATCTCATTGTGCGCTCGACGCCGGTCGAGGTCGTCGAGAAGATAGATTGGAAGGCGTTGGGCGCGTTTCCGTGGCGGCGTCCGTCTTGACATGCCGCTCCGACAAAACCAATAATACTGCGCCTGATTGGGCGTGCTGAACGCTCGGGCCGGCCGGGCGGGTTTCCGATCCGTCTGGCTGGCGCGGGATCGCATGGGAAGCCGAACTCGCGTTTTTGGCCCCAGTTAACGAGAAAGCGTCATTTCGAGATCCATGGATTCCTCCCTCTTCGAGCGCGTGAGCAGCGCCACGACAACCGGCCTTTCCCCATTCATACCGCTGCACGACTATTCGGTCTTCGAAGCCCTCGTGGATGCGTGTGTCCGGCGGCTTGAGGGCGCGCAGGGGGGGGCGGCCCGCATCGTTGCGGATCCGGTCAGCGCGCAGCGCGTGGCCGCGACAAAGGCGACACTGCCCGATTCGCTGACCCTGACCATTCTGACGTCGGCCCGTTACGGATTGCCGCCGGGCGCGGGCGGAGACGAGGATGGCGCCATTCCCGTGGACCGTGTATTCGTGTGTCTTGCGCCCAACGTCACCCTCGTTCTGCTGGGGAAGGCGTCCAGCCAATCTGGCGAGCCGAGGTTCAGCGGCGGCTGGTCGTTGCGGCGGGGCAACGCGGGGGCGGTGATCGACGCCCTGGCGGAGAACAGCGAGATAACGCCCGCCGAACGCGACGCGGCGCAGAATCTTCCCGAGCCGGCGGATAGCGAGCTTTCCGCGCTCGCCATGGATTTCATGGCGGTTCACGCGCGCGCCCAGGCGGACCAGCAGGAGAACATCGCGAAGGACAAGGCCGATCTTTTTTCGGTGCTGGCGATACTCAAGGCGATCTCCGCGAAGCGCCGCGCGCACGATATACTTTTTGTGTTTGTGGAGCATATTTCGCAGGTGGTACAGTCCGACCGCTGCTCCATCGTGCGGATCTGGGGCGGCGATACGCAGGGCCACGTCATGGCGTCTCACGAGGACGCCAGCGTTGTGAACAAGACGATCGATCTTCACAAGTATCCCGAATTGACCCAGGCCTTGCGCAACCGGCAGAAGATCGCCATCAAGGACGCCCTGGACGAGTCGAATAGCGAGCCGTTCGCCGCGGGCCTCCGCGGGGCCGGCATGAACAGCCTGGTAGTTATTCCCATTGTGCTGTTCGACCAGCACGTCGGCTCGCTGCTGTTGCGGGCCGCGCGCATCGAGGGCAACTTCACGCCACGCGAGATCAGCTTTTTCGAGATCGTGGCGGAGGCGGCGTCGAACGCGCTGGAGCGCGCGCAGCTGTTTGAAAGCATTCAGATTGCGAACGAGCGCCTGGAGCGTCTGGCGATAACCGACGGCCTGACGGGCCTGTACAACCACCGCCATTTTCGCGAGCATCTGGAGAAGGAATTCGAACGCGCGAGCCGTTACCGGTTGCCGCTTTCGTGCCTGATCTTCGATGTGGACGATTTCAAGAAGTTCAATGACACCTTCGGCCACCTGGTGGGCGACGCGGTGTTAAAGGAAATCGCATCGCGCACGCAGCGCTGCGTGCGCAAGAGCGATCTCATCGCGCGCTACGGGGGCGAGGAATTCGTGGTCATCATGCCGCAGACCGGCGCGGACGGCGCCATGGTCGAAGGTGAGCGTATCCGCGAGATCATTGCCGGATCGCCGTTTGATGGAGCGCAATCCTCCCAGATTGTCACCATCAGCGGCGGAGTGAGCGTGCTGGATCACGACACAATGTTGAATGCCGAAGACCTGCTCCGCGCGGCGGATCAGGCCCTGTACGAAGCCAAAAGAAAGGGCAAGAACCGGATCGTGCTTGCCCAACCCGGGGATCAAGAATGAGAGCATTACCCGCCCTTTTCGCGCTGCTGGCCCTGCTGGCGGCGGGCTGCGCCACCACCACGAACGCGTTCGTCCATTTGCGGCCGGATTACAGCGACCTGCCGGCCGAGCCGTTGCGCGAGGTGGCCGCCGGGATCGAGGAGATCGTGGCCGAGGGGCGGCAGGAGTTCGCGCTGGATTTCGGCGGCGACATTGTCATCGATCTGCCGGAGATCCGCCAGGCCGTCCGGACGCGGGCCATCCGGTCGGAACTTGTATCGGACTTGTTGGATTCGGGCTTCGCCATTGAGAAGAACAACGGCCTGCTCGCGATACAACGATCCTCGGCATACAAGAAGGCCACGAACAGCCGCGAGCGCGACCGGGACGCGCTGATTGTAATGGGCGAGAACCAGAACCGGTGGACGATATACGAGGGGCTTCTGAAGGCCAATAATTGGCCGCCGCGCAGCCTGTCCGCCATCCAAGAGACCTTCTTCCTGGCGCGCGTCTCCTTGTTGACGCCGGGGCAGCAACACGAGGCGGCCGCACCGTAAGGTCTAGCCGGCGGCGCCCGCGTCGATCAGGGCCTTCAAGACCTGTTCCGCATGGCCCTGGGGCCGCACCTTGTGCCAGACGTGGGCGAGCTTCCCCTTCGGGTCGACGAGGAAGGTGGCCCGCTGCACGCCCATGAATTTGCGCCCATAGAGGCTCTTCTCCACCCACACCCCGTATTTTTCGGCGATGGCGTGGTCTTCATCGGACAGCAGTAGAAAATTCAACCCGAATTTCTCGGAGAATTTGCAGTGCGACTCGGCGGAGTCCGGGCTGACGCCAAGGAGGACACCGCCCGCGGCTTCGATCTCCGGGAGGATATCCCGGAATTCCTTCGCTTCGGTTGTGCAGCCCGGCGT encodes:
- a CDS encoding L,D-transpeptidase family protein; the encoded protein is MVTQYSAHRNNDSGLSRTILRLAILFAVAFAVFQGYPYLRAQWDQWRGNAASETPIEAARNKIHMGDEPAAAAILDQAIAREQRSEPLYRLLLERTRLAQVAGDWPLASELLKRALAAYPASPDYPAVLAQYGAALEKQERFEEARKQYEEVLRTAPQGMHAPALVGLGRLAEQGGDLAIARDYHRAAFADAEPESETWDEALEQMGRLNTELVFAQQETPESKYYTVEPGDTLTSIGIKLNTTQGLLTRANGLTDASTLHPGQRLKYTPKDFRVLVERDTRRLYLFDNQGPFKCYPAGLGKPGYETTLGKYTIGSKQKDPTWFRPDGPPVPPNDPENELGTRWMPMVPAEEGLPTDLGIHGTIAPETIGQYASRGCPRLLNESAEELYDLIVRSTPVEVVEKIDWKALGAFPWRRPS
- the bcp gene encoding thioredoxin-dependent thiol peroxidase, which translates into the protein MPELNAGLQPGDRAPAFSAKASDGTLVRLSQFKGRFAVVYFYPKDDTPGCTTEAKEFRDILPEIEAAGGVLLGVSPDSAESHCKFSEKFGLNFLLLSDEDHAIAEKYGVWVEKSLYGRKFMGVQRATFLVDPKGKLAHVWHKVRPQGHAEQVLKALIDAGAAG
- a CDS encoding sensor domain-containing diguanylate cyclase; this encodes MDSSLFERVSSATTTGLSPFIPLHDYSVFEALVDACVRRLEGAQGGAARIVADPVSAQRVAATKATLPDSLTLTILTSARYGLPPGAGGDEDGAIPVDRVFVCLAPNVTLVLLGKASSQSGEPRFSGGWSLRRGNAGAVIDALAENSEITPAERDAAQNLPEPADSELSALAMDFMAVHARAQADQQENIAKDKADLFSVLAILKAISAKRRAHDILFVFVEHISQVVQSDRCSIVRIWGGDTQGHVMASHEDASVVNKTIDLHKYPELTQALRNRQKIAIKDALDESNSEPFAAGLRGAGMNSLVVIPIVLFDQHVGSLLLRAARIEGNFTPREISFFEIVAEAASNALERAQLFESIQIANERLERLAITDGLTGLYNHRHFREHLEKEFERASRYRLPLSCLIFDVDDFKKFNDTFGHLVGDAVLKEIASRTQRCVRKSDLIARYGGEEFVVIMPQTGADGAMVEGERIREIIAGSPFDGAQSSQIVTISGGVSVLDHDTMLNAEDLLRAADQALYEAKRKGKNRIVLAQPGDQE
- a CDS encoding serine/threonine protein kinase; this translates as MKWFSRFKRTAVADGHGSSGEDKEGYDPTDESQFELTHVGPYEIIAPIGSGGMGTVYKAIDRAHDRTIAIKVLDRRYDLDKKRRKRDYLGREILIAAELNHPTIIKMHKEIVIQEDRAGNKRRCLLMEYIDGYDLKKHIHDRDLSMNQMVDLCIRLCQGLDFLHQNNIVHRDIKPANFLFSRDGRQVKIVDFGLSKSNASWRTRWMKESGGTRLYMSPEQLTKQKLDARSDIFSFGITMYELFTGRHPCDGADTRTIQKQICDRRYKFESPSTFNPEISPQLDRIILKALRRRIDRRYQSVTEMLLDLSRAAESKI